One segment of Nitrososphaerales archaeon DNA contains the following:
- a CDS encoding 5-formyltetrahydrofolate cyclo-ligase — MDIKKIKREIRQHVWELESSNIATFPRPVYGRIPNFRGADTAARKLIELEEFKRAKTLKVSPDAPQQPVRYLTLLAGKLLVMPPPRLRSYLVLLDPKVIPRNASHKASTIAGAFTYGKPLLFDEKFRVDFVVMGSVAVSSSGARIGKGEGYAELEYAVLKTMSAINESIPVATTVHDIQLINNIPSEDHDVPIDIIMTPTKVIRTYTKLPKPRGIIWSKVTEEMLQKMPILRELKEKYR, encoded by the coding sequence ATGGATATCAAGAAGATAAAGCGAGAGATACGCCAGCACGTATGGGAACTCGAAAGCAGTAACATTGCAACATTCCCACGACCTGTATATGGAAGGATACCGAATTTTAGAGGTGCTGATACGGCTGCTAGGAAATTAATAGAACTTGAGGAATTCAAAAGAGCCAAAACATTGAAAGTGAGTCCAGACGCACCACAACAACCAGTGCGGTATCTAACACTATTAGCCGGCAAATTACTGGTGATGCCACCACCTCGCTTGAGGTCTTATCTTGTTTTGTTAGATCCGAAGGTGATACCCAGAAATGCATCGCACAAGGCATCCACGATAGCAGGTGCTTTTACATACGGCAAACCGCTTTTGTTCGATGAAAAGTTCAGAGTTGACTTTGTGGTGATGGGCTCCGTGGCTGTTTCGTCAAGTGGAGCCAGGATAGGAAAGGGCGAAGGCTATGCTGAGTTAGAATACGCAGTCTTGAAGACCATGAGTGCTATTAATGAAAGTATCCCTGTAGCTACCACCGTACATGATATCCAACTGATAAATAATATACCTTCAGAAGATCACGATGTTCCTATCGACATAATCATGACCCCGACCAAAGTGATAAGAACTTATACAAAATTACCGAAACCTAGGGGAATAATATGGAGTAAGGTTACTGAAGAGATGCTGCAGAAGATGCCCATTTTGCGCGAATTAAAAGAAAAATACCGTTAA
- a CDS encoding DUF126 domain-containing protein: MRVRVRRIVSGSAEGEALVTKQAINFLAMIDLENGVVKDKKHELFGKSIANKVLIFPNATGSSVGAYSIYALKINGVAPKAMLCNKADITTASGCAISNIPLADRPDTDISTFRSRSKVKICDNLIEVC; the protein is encoded by the coding sequence ATGCGTGTAAGGGTGAGAAGGATTGTTAGTGGATCCGCTGAAGGGGAAGCGTTGGTAACTAAACAGGCAATTAATTTTCTTGCTATGATAGATCTGGAGAACGGCGTTGTAAAGGATAAAAAACATGAGCTCTTCGGGAAAAGTATAGCTAACAAAGTACTCATATTTCCAAATGCAACAGGTAGCAGCGTTGGTGCGTATTCTATTTATGCATTGAAGATTAATGGTGTTGCACCAAAGGCTATGTTGTGCAATAAAGCTGACATAACTACAGCATCTGGATGTGCGATATCTAACATACCTTTGGCAGACAGACCTGACACAGATATCTCTACATTTAGATCTCGATCAAAAGTAAAGATTTGTGACAACCTAATAGAAGTTTGTTAA
- a CDS encoding lysylphosphatidylglycerol synthase transmembrane domain-containing protein: MKWRIIAIVASLVPLVIIALLLDVSPEDILAVGILPFSIAGAAAIAKLVVQGFRFHYYVKNFVGSVASLGDSILARTGSEFITLTTPAYTGGEFLRVAWLHKKGVHAGKGMWVITVEVISDVMVGSILSYIAAIWAFLAGNYLIATGIVVITSPIFATYIILLVMSSKKILQLPKFTAVMLGKFVGAARAEKYVGTGNDILRGLCEMSKENLHTSSFKIFAVGLALTFLGASIHALTFMVIANTVAPVGFFESLMAVAASIAIGTLPISPGGSGLSEFGIGAYLATFGLDALAFGSIIIAWRIASYHVPLIVSWIALMKMAVGKISSKPTS, translated from the coding sequence TTGAAGTGGCGAATAATAGCGATAGTAGCAAGTCTGGTGCCCCTGGTCATCATAGCATTACTGCTTGATGTTAGCCCCGAAGATATTCTTGCTGTTGGTATACTTCCATTCTCCATTGCAGGAGCAGCAGCTATCGCCAAGTTGGTGGTGCAGGGGTTTCGCTTTCACTACTATGTTAAGAATTTTGTTGGTTCAGTTGCAAGTCTTGGGGACAGCATACTTGCAAGAACCGGTAGCGAGTTCATAACACTAACAACACCTGCATATACAGGAGGCGAATTTTTGCGTGTTGCTTGGTTACATAAGAAGGGAGTTCATGCTGGGAAGGGAATGTGGGTAATTACCGTTGAGGTCATTAGTGATGTCATGGTGGGCAGCATATTGTCCTATATAGCTGCGATATGGGCCTTTCTTGCTGGTAACTATCTGATAGCAACAGGCATAGTTGTGATTACATCGCCAATTTTTGCTACTTATATAATACTCCTCGTGATGTCATCGAAGAAAATTTTGCAATTACCTAAATTTACAGCTGTTATGCTTGGAAAGTTCGTTGGTGCTGCGAGGGCTGAGAAATATGTTGGAACTGGTAATGACATACTTAGGGGTCTATGCGAAATGTCTAAGGAGAACTTGCATACATCATCCTTCAAGATATTTGCTGTAGGTCTTGCGCTTACATTTCTAGGTGCCTCCATACATGCGCTAACCTTTATGGTCATTGCCAACACTGTGGCACCAGTTGGATTTTTCGAATCCCTAATGGCTGTGGCGGCATCTATAGCGATTGGAACGTTACCCATTAGCCCAGGAGGATCCGGTCTGTCTGAATTTGGCATAGGTGCTTACTTGGCCACATTTGGGCTTGACGCTCTAGCTTTTGGAAGTATAATCATAGCATGGAGGATAGCCTCCTATCATGTTCCTTTGATCGTATCATGGATAGCTCTAATGAAGATGGCCGTGGGTAAGATAAGTTCCAAGCCCACGTCATAG
- the ftsZ gene encoding cell division protein FtsZ — protein sequence MELNGQQISAESLMEQETLKAAMEIARPSIAVIGAGGAGSNILSWIKERGIAGGKLIAVNTDAAHLSITKADRRILIGAKLCMGRGCGGYPEKGKQATYESLHEIEREVEGSNIIFLCAGLGGGTGTGAIQILAQELKKLTGALVVGVVTLPFAVERYRYDLAKEALRNLRESCDTVVAIDNNRLTKVAGNLPLQQALGVANELVGEFIRGITETITTASLINIDFADLTAIMENRGLAAIGVGYRDGVDRIEKAVRMALDAQLLDIKDMSCAHGALIHVTGGDDITLEEVTRAGELVTRSLPHNVRIVWGAKVDKNMNGHARVMIVLTGVESTLADEPRQVTVQPATQEEPKKKRFFSFLH from the coding sequence TTGGAACTGAACGGGCAACAAATTAGCGCGGAATCGTTGATGGAACAAGAAACACTGAAAGCTGCTATGGAGATAGCAAGACCAAGCATTGCAGTCATTGGAGCCGGTGGTGCGGGTAGCAACATACTATCATGGATAAAAGAAAGGGGAATTGCCGGCGGGAAATTGATAGCTGTGAACACTGACGCAGCCCATTTGAGCATAACAAAGGCTGACAGAAGGATACTGATCGGTGCTAAACTCTGCATGGGTAGAGGTTGTGGTGGCTATCCAGAGAAGGGAAAGCAGGCTACATATGAGAGTCTTCATGAGATAGAGAGAGAGGTCGAAGGGTCTAACATAATCTTTCTATGCGCAGGTCTTGGTGGTGGTACTGGGACCGGAGCAATACAGATACTGGCACAAGAGTTGAAGAAGCTTACAGGCGCATTGGTGGTAGGCGTTGTTACCTTACCGTTTGCAGTTGAGAGATACAGATATGACTTGGCAAAGGAAGCACTTAGGAATCTACGTGAAAGCTGCGATACTGTAGTAGCTATAGACAACAACAGGTTGACGAAGGTGGCCGGTAATCTTCCATTACAGCAAGCACTAGGCGTTGCAAATGAGCTGGTGGGTGAATTCATCAGGGGTATAACAGAAACAATAACTACTGCAAGCCTGATCAACATAGACTTTGCAGATCTTACCGCGATAATGGAGAACAGAGGGTTAGCAGCAATTGGAGTTGGATACAGAGATGGAGTTGACAGGATAGAGAAAGCTGTTCGCATGGCACTGGATGCTCAGCTGCTTGACATCAAAGACATGTCGTGTGCTCATGGAGCGCTAATACATGTGACTGGAGGCGATGACATCACCTTGGAGGAGGTAACTAGAGCGGGCGAATTAGTAACAAGATCGCTGCCCCATAATGTAAGAATAGTCTGGGGAGCAAAAGTGGACAAGAACATGAACGGTCATGCAAGGGTAATGATTGTCCTGACAGGTGTAGAAAGTACTCTTGCGGATGAACCAAGGCAGGTGACTGTTCAACCAGCGACACAAGAGGAGCCAAAGAAGAAGAGATTCTTCTCATTCCTTCACTAA
- a CDS encoding SDR family oxidoreductase: MNFKGKVVVVTGASSGIGKQACMDFSRRGANVVLVARTESKIKEIANKIKEDYRVNTMIAPCDVSKKEQVLSMSKKVLDEFAHVDILVNNAGFAVFSSVRDATIEELEDQLATNLLGAIYCTKAFLSSMLERNNGHIVNVASVAGSIGIPGFAAYCASKFGMLGFSQSLYHELKGTGVGITIVSPITVQTNFFNHSSFKKIKPNYSPIGLSASHVSRAILRAANSRRLEIIVPFYVRGAVWLSQTLPYLVNPIIGSVFNNHLRKLDKDDPRV, translated from the coding sequence ATGAACTTCAAAGGCAAGGTCGTTGTCGTAACTGGTGCATCGAGTGGTATAGGTAAGCAAGCATGTATGGATTTCTCAAGGAGAGGCGCGAACGTTGTGCTTGTTGCGCGAACAGAATCTAAAATTAAGGAGATTGCTAACAAAATAAAAGAGGATTATCGTGTAAACACAATGATAGCCCCATGTGACGTTTCAAAGAAGGAACAGGTATTGTCGATGAGCAAGAAAGTACTTGATGAGTTTGCTCATGTAGATATCCTTGTTAATAACGCTGGATTCGCAGTCTTCAGTAGTGTACGTGACGCAACAATAGAAGAGCTGGAGGACCAACTGGCAACCAATCTGCTGGGTGCGATATACTGCACAAAAGCATTTCTATCATCGATGCTGGAGAGAAATAATGGGCATATAGTGAATGTTGCATCTGTTGCTGGCAGCATAGGGATACCTGGTTTTGCCGCATATTGCGCATCAAAGTTTGGGATGCTGGGATTTTCACAAAGTCTTTATCATGAATTGAAAGGAACCGGTGTTGGTATCACAATCGTAAGCCCTATTACTGTACAAACTAATTTTTTCAACCACTCATCATTCAAAAAAATAAAACCTAATTACTCCCCAATTGGGTTGAGTGCTTCACATGTCTCAAGAGCTATATTGCGCGCAGCAAATTCAAGGCGTCTGGAGATAATAGTACCCTTCTATGTTAGGGGCGCTGTTTGGCTGAGCCAAACCTTACCGTATTTAGTAAACCCAATAATCGGTTCTGTATTCAATAACCATTTGAGGAAATTAGACAAAGACGATCCACGAGTGTGA